A genomic region of Tamandua tetradactyla isolate mTamTet1 chromosome 2, mTamTet1.pri, whole genome shotgun sequence contains the following coding sequences:
- the ZNF484 gene encoding zinc finger protein 484 isoform X4, which produces MLENYFNLISVGYQVPKPEVVFNLGQGEEPCMLGSDISTSPSRPDGNIGFETSQQEISGEVSFQSERVHLFTSSDSLYSILEELWPDDEQTEGYEENQKKPLRHVAFINKKTIANEKDYDYSETGKIVHVNTHLVPSSKRIHNCESFGKSLKPIINIQNHNRNNAPENLNEIIRHGNIFIHMNSNAEMNACECNHLRELMGHKQALIQHQKIHTGEKIYLLSEYVNVFTQKSCLFAKQCIYTEEKHCECSKCETVIQKPQVGAHQRVYIGEKSCMSTQYGKDFSLKSDDQNMHTEEEQYKCSEYGKTSIQKSDLLRCQRIQSGDKPYEYNECGKNFSQNSSLGLHQKSHAGQKHFQCSECGKAFTRKSTLSMHQKIHTGEKPYVCTECGKAFIRKSHFITHERIHTGEKPYECNDCGKSFIKKSQLHVHQRIHTGENPFICSECGKVFTHKTNLIIHQKIHTGERPYICTECGKAFTDRSNLIKHQKIHTGEKPYKCSDCGKSFTWKSRLRIHQKCHTGERLYECSECGKAFIQKSTLSMHQRIHRGEKPYVCTECGKAFFHKSHFVTHERIHTGEKPYECSNCGKSFTKKSQLHVHQQIHTGEKPYICPECGKAFTDRSNLFTHQKIHTGEKPYKCSDCGKAFTRKSGLHIHQQSHTGERHYECSDCGKAFARKSTLIMHQRIHTGEKPYICTECGKSFIQKSHLNRHRRIHTGEKPYECGDCGKAFIKKSQLHEHHRIHTGEKPYVCAECGKAFTIRPNLIKHQKIHAKQKPYKCTDFGKTLNWKPQLSIHQKSDTEEVERPRPHSWCEGTKI; this is translated from the coding sequence atGGGAATATTGGATTTGAGACTTCACAGCAGGAAATTTCTGGAGAAGTTTCTTTTCAGTCTGAGAGAGTTCATCTTTTCACAAGCAGTGACTCACTGTATTCCATTTTAGAAGAATTGTGGCCAGATGATGAGCAGACAGAGGGATATGAAGAAAACCAGAAGAAACCTTTAAGACATGTTGCCTTCATCAACAAGAAAACCATAGCTAATGAGAAGGACTATGACTACAGTGAAACTGGAAAAATAGTTCATGTTAACACACACCTTGTCCCTTCAAGTAAAAGAATCCATAACTGTGAATCATTTGGAAAGAGTCTGAAGCCCATTATAAACATACAGAATCATAATAGAAACAATGCACCAGAAAATCTTAATGAGATTATCAGACATGGtaatattttcattcatatgAATTCTAATGCTGAAATGAATGCCTGTGAATGTAATCACCTTAGGGAACTTATGGGTCATAAACAAGCTCTCATTCAACATCAGAAGATTCATACTGGGGAGAAAATCTATTTGCTTTCTGAGTATGTAAATGTTTTCACCCAGAAGTCATGCCTCTTTGCAAAGCAATGCATTTATACTGAAGAAAAACACTGTGAATGTAGCAAATGCGAGACAGTTATTCAGAAACCTCAAGTTGGTGCACATCAGAGAGTTTATATAGGAGAGAAATCGTGTATGTCCACTCAATATGGTAAAGACTTTTCCCTTAAGTCAGATGATCAGAATATGCATACTGAGGAGGAACAATATAAATGCAGTGAATATGGGAAAACCTCTATCCAGAAGTCAGATTTGCTCAGATGTCAGAGAATTCAAAGTGGAGATAAACCCTATGAATACAATGAGTGTGGAAAAAACTTCTCTCAGAATTCCAGCCTGGGTTTACATCAGAAAAGTCATGCTGGACAGAAGCACTTTCAATGTagtgaatgtggaaaagccttcacaAGGAAATCAACATTAAGTATGCATCAGAAAATTCATACAGGGGAAAAGCCCTATGTATGTACAGAATGTGGGAAGGCCTTTATCCGAAAGTCACATTTTATTACACatgagagaattcatactggagagaaaccttatgaatgcaaTGACTGTGGGAAATCCTTTATTAAGAAGTCACAACTCCATGTGCATCAGCgaattcacacaggagagaatCCCTTTATATGTTCAGAATGTGGGAAAGTCTTCACCCACAAGACAAATCTTATTATACACCAgaaaattcatactggagagagaCCCTATATATGTACTGAATGTGGGAAGGCCTTTACTGACAGGTCAAATCTCATCAAGCACCAaaaaattcatactggagagaaaccctataaatgtagTGACTGTGGAAAATCGTTCACCTGGAAGTCACGGCTCCGGATACATCAGAAATGCCATACTGGAGAGAGACTGTATGAATgtagtgaatgtgggaaagcattcATTCAGAAATCAACACTAAGTATGCACCAGAGAATTCATagaggagagaaaccctatgtttGTACTGAATGTGGGAAGGCCTTCTTTCACAAGTCACATTTTGTTACACATGAGAGAATTCATACGGgggagaaaccttatgaatgtagcAATTGTGGGAAATCCTTCACTAAGAAATCACAACTTCATGTGCATCAGCAAATTCACACAGGGGAGAAACCCTACATTTGCCCTGAATGTGGGAAGGCTTTCACTGACAGATCAAATCTCTTCAcacaccagaaaattcacactggagagaaaccctataaatgcAGTGactgtggaaaagccttcactCGCAAGTCAGGCCTCCATATACATCAGCAGTCTCATACTGGAGAAAGACATTATGAGTGCAGCGACTGTGGGAAAGCCTTTGCAAGGAAATCAACACTAATTATGCATCAGAGGATTCATACGGGAGAGAAACCGTATATTTGTACTGAATGCGGGAAGTCCTTCATTCAGAAGTCACATCTGAATAGACATCGGAGaatccacactggagagaaaccctatgaatgcggTGACTGTGGGAAGGCCTTCATTAAGAAGTCGCAACTGCATGAGCATCACCgaattcacacaggagagaaaccgtATGTATGTGCAGAATGTGGGAAGGCCTTCACGATAAGACCAAATCTTATTAAACACCAGAAAATTCATGCGaaacagaaaccctataaatgtacTGACTTTGGGAAAACCTTAAACTGGAAGCCACAACTCAGTATACACCAGAAATCGGATACCGAGGAAGTAGAACGCCCAAGGCCACACTCATGGTGTGAGGGTACAAAGATATGA
- the ZNF484 gene encoding zinc finger protein 484 isoform X3 — MTKSLGSVSLRDVTIDFSREEWQQLDLAQKCLYRDVMLENYFNLISVGYQVPKPEVVFNLGQGEEPCMLGSDISTSPSRPDGNIGFETSQQEISGEVSFQSERVHLFTSSDSLYSILEELWPDDEQTEGYEENQKKPLRHVAFINKKTIANEKDYDYSETGKIVHVNTHLVPSSKRIHNCESFGKSLKPIINIQNHNRNNAPENLNEIIRHGNIFIHMNSNAEMNACECNHLRELMGHKQALIQHQKIHTGEKIYLLSEYVNVFTQKSCLFAKQCIYTEEKHCECSKCETVIQKPQVGAHQRVYIGEKSCMSTQYGKDFSLKSDDQNMHTEEEQYKCSEYGKTSIQKSDLLRCQRIQSGDKPYEYNECGKNFSQNSSLGLHQKSHAGQKHFQCSECGKAFTRKSTLSMHQKIHTGEKPYVCTECGKAFIRKSHFITHERIHTGEKPYECNDCGKSFIKKSQLHVHQRIHTGENPFICSECGKVFTHKTNLIIHQKIHTGERPYICTECGKAFTDRSNLIKHQKIHTGEKPYKCSDCGKSFTWKSRLRIHQKCHTGERLYECSECGKAFIQKSTLSMHQRIHRGEKPYVCTECGKAFFHKSHFVTHERIHTGEKPYECSNCGKSFTKKSQLHVHQQIHTGEKPYICPECGKAFTDRSNLFTHQKIHTGEKPYKCSDCGKAFTRKSGLHIHQQSHTGERHYECSDCGKAFARKSTLIMHQRIHTGEKPYICTECGKSFIQKSHLNRHRRIHTGEKPYECGDCGKAFIKKSQLHEHHRIHTGEKPYVCAECGKAFTIRPNLIKHQKIHAKQKPYKCTDFGKTLNWKPQLSIHQKSDTEEVERPRPHSWCEGTKI, encoded by the coding sequence atGGGAATATTGGATTTGAGACTTCACAGCAGGAAATTTCTGGAGAAGTTTCTTTTCAGTCTGAGAGAGTTCATCTTTTCACAAGCAGTGACTCACTGTATTCCATTTTAGAAGAATTGTGGCCAGATGATGAGCAGACAGAGGGATATGAAGAAAACCAGAAGAAACCTTTAAGACATGTTGCCTTCATCAACAAGAAAACCATAGCTAATGAGAAGGACTATGACTACAGTGAAACTGGAAAAATAGTTCATGTTAACACACACCTTGTCCCTTCAAGTAAAAGAATCCATAACTGTGAATCATTTGGAAAGAGTCTGAAGCCCATTATAAACATACAGAATCATAATAGAAACAATGCACCAGAAAATCTTAATGAGATTATCAGACATGGtaatattttcattcatatgAATTCTAATGCTGAAATGAATGCCTGTGAATGTAATCACCTTAGGGAACTTATGGGTCATAAACAAGCTCTCATTCAACATCAGAAGATTCATACTGGGGAGAAAATCTATTTGCTTTCTGAGTATGTAAATGTTTTCACCCAGAAGTCATGCCTCTTTGCAAAGCAATGCATTTATACTGAAGAAAAACACTGTGAATGTAGCAAATGCGAGACAGTTATTCAGAAACCTCAAGTTGGTGCACATCAGAGAGTTTATATAGGAGAGAAATCGTGTATGTCCACTCAATATGGTAAAGACTTTTCCCTTAAGTCAGATGATCAGAATATGCATACTGAGGAGGAACAATATAAATGCAGTGAATATGGGAAAACCTCTATCCAGAAGTCAGATTTGCTCAGATGTCAGAGAATTCAAAGTGGAGATAAACCCTATGAATACAATGAGTGTGGAAAAAACTTCTCTCAGAATTCCAGCCTGGGTTTACATCAGAAAAGTCATGCTGGACAGAAGCACTTTCAATGTagtgaatgtggaaaagccttcacaAGGAAATCAACATTAAGTATGCATCAGAAAATTCATACAGGGGAAAAGCCCTATGTATGTACAGAATGTGGGAAGGCCTTTATCCGAAAGTCACATTTTATTACACatgagagaattcatactggagagaaaccttatgaatgcaaTGACTGTGGGAAATCCTTTATTAAGAAGTCACAACTCCATGTGCATCAGCgaattcacacaggagagaatCCCTTTATATGTTCAGAATGTGGGAAAGTCTTCACCCACAAGACAAATCTTATTATACACCAgaaaattcatactggagagagaCCCTATATATGTACTGAATGTGGGAAGGCCTTTACTGACAGGTCAAATCTCATCAAGCACCAaaaaattcatactggagagaaaccctataaatgtagTGACTGTGGAAAATCGTTCACCTGGAAGTCACGGCTCCGGATACATCAGAAATGCCATACTGGAGAGAGACTGTATGAATgtagtgaatgtgggaaagcattcATTCAGAAATCAACACTAAGTATGCACCAGAGAATTCATagaggagagaaaccctatgtttGTACTGAATGTGGGAAGGCCTTCTTTCACAAGTCACATTTTGTTACACATGAGAGAATTCATACGGgggagaaaccttatgaatgtagcAATTGTGGGAAATCCTTCACTAAGAAATCACAACTTCATGTGCATCAGCAAATTCACACAGGGGAGAAACCCTACATTTGCCCTGAATGTGGGAAGGCTTTCACTGACAGATCAAATCTCTTCAcacaccagaaaattcacactggagagaaaccctataaatgcAGTGactgtggaaaagccttcactCGCAAGTCAGGCCTCCATATACATCAGCAGTCTCATACTGGAGAAAGACATTATGAGTGCAGCGACTGTGGGAAAGCCTTTGCAAGGAAATCAACACTAATTATGCATCAGAGGATTCATACGGGAGAGAAACCGTATATTTGTACTGAATGCGGGAAGTCCTTCATTCAGAAGTCACATCTGAATAGACATCGGAGaatccacactggagagaaaccctatgaatgcggTGACTGTGGGAAGGCCTTCATTAAGAAGTCGCAACTGCATGAGCATCACCgaattcacacaggagagaaaccgtATGTATGTGCAGAATGTGGGAAGGCCTTCACGATAAGACCAAATCTTATTAAACACCAGAAAATTCATGCGaaacagaaaccctataaatgtacTGACTTTGGGAAAACCTTAAACTGGAAGCCACAACTCAGTATACACCAGAAATCGGATACCGAGGAAGTAGAACGCCCAAGGCCACACTCATGGTGTGAGGGTACAAAGATATGA